From the Hordeum vulgare subsp. vulgare chromosome 1H, MorexV3_pseudomolecules_assembly, whole genome shotgun sequence genome, the window GGCACGCCCGCAACCTCGCAAGAAGGGCCATCTATGCTTCCTTCTCGTTTTGGCCACGAAACATAGAGGCAGATATGGCCTCTGTTTCAGTGGGAGAGGCCGCATGGATGAGGTATCACTTAAATGGTTCCGCCGACACAACGGGGTTGCGCTTCCATGAGGTGGTCTCCGCTGCCGACGAGGCGACGATCACGTGTGATGATCCCACTGGCCCTAGCGGATCCTAGCGCTATCCTAACGGAGGCAATGGCTTCCTTCCGGATGGATGAAGACCGTGGCGGGCACACTCCTCCTCACAGAGTCAAAAAACTGTGTGGACGACCATCTACTTCTTAGGACTGCAAGGgatgatgtgacagcccgatgccgacgttcccgaagattcccctctctttccgttttcgtcgtgtgtctatttttatttgtcgcatcatcgttgcatcatgcgcatcatctgcattgcatcggcgtctccgttgccgcccgttttcaaaacttgcatccgttgttagttgccggttcacgtcgttgtccgttctgagcccgaccgcactcgcacgcgcccgcggcatcgttcgaatcttgtttttaaaagtgtgttgaaaactttctctgattgggttgtaatttgatgtgcggtcttattttaatatagctaggccgcctgtcgaatttcgtcgcaatcggagtccgtctggtacccgaacggtcgaccgtagcggcaccgtattcggtctaccgtcggacgtttgtcggtgttttaaaaatcgttggcgcgccgcccgttctccctctcgtctccggatatcccctctacacggccgcgtacccatacccgcattcggaatcgtccgaatccgaccccgcggttggatccggaacgcgattccggttaaccgagcccctcttttctctataaataccccccttcatcatattttttagacagcccccctcctccacctcgaaatccgtgcaaatCCTAGCCGCCttccaccccctctctctctcccctcagccTCCCACCAGCCGCCGACGGCCGCCCCTGCTCGTGCGGGAGGGAGACGAGGCGAGCAGCCCCGAGCCACGAGGTTCCCCGAGCCAGGCCTAGCTGGCTAAGCCAGGCCGAGGCCTCCGACCCCAGGCCCAGCTCCACAGCGCCGAGCcggcccaccgcctcctcctctccaGGCCGCCTGCGCCCTAGGCCCACCGAGGTGAGCCTCTTCCCCCCTGTAGCATTAGGTAGATTTGGCCCATTATGTATTTAGGTGTTTTCCGAATTAGATTTATTCCAGAGATATACGTATATTTAAACCCccataacttttaaaccgtagATCGGATCGAGACGCATTTTATATGGTTTTCGGGTAGCTTCGCGGGTAGAACACGATtctacaacttgcatatttatttgacatcgtttagagtgcctaacgcgtcgttttgcgtgctgtttcactaggatccgttccgtagttatttctcgtgcgtgtccggactgcccgtataccgtagattaaatgcctatgttttagggaccttttttccatgcattttagagcggtcatttgtatttttatgtgtagggatttgccaCTGGTTTATTTtctcgtatataggttattttcccgcatttatgtgtggctttattttgttgtgcaaccccacatatttatatatgtttccgggatagaaaaatccatgtgatttttcagTGCAATtaattttagcttttgagtaagttagtttgcGTGATATTGTGccgtgcccttttgtttattttgtaggatttaatccgtgctttgTTTgactaagttgtcaactagagagttgatcttggatgttttgtttagcccctggtaattttggttgcaatagaaatgcatgtttaggtgtggtttgattgccctcaagttgctagaaataatgttgatttggaggtgctgaaatatttcgaagtctggaatctgttatattttgttgctgttttgttttgcttctagcttgtgatatgtagctcttttgaggttggtccaatggagttagttgtagcccttgtgttcctctagcttgctgtgaattttcatgccctttggagtcctgtagctattggttttgctgctgtcaatattgctttagatcgaaaactgcactttcatgaggtgtaattttcaccaagtctgaaatagtgtgtgagatgccattttgtatcttctttccctagtgtttcatgatgccatgctagttgttgttggttgtttgtagtagtgcttcttgccctctttcgtgccatgccttgcttgagcatatcggagttgtgtagcccgtagttgtggggcgtagaaaatgctatgtggctgattttggcagattgtagtgatttcttgttttgcttgtagttgttgaaccgtagctccgatttgctcgtgtcctacatgaaacttgcttaaaatctcgtacagtttcattttctcttgctggttgtaggttttgaagtgctcgtaaccGTCGTTGCAcaaatattgcattcatgccatcatatcttgcggtgcttgtaacttttgatccgtagctccgttggagaggtTCTCTATGTATAAATTGCTTgccttgatgcgtagaatcacgtgaacctatttgttttgctgtttaacaactaattaaatgtgttagttcagatctggacagagttgtaaattaacatgtgaggtcgtttcggagatgctatatgtcatttccgacctcatttaaaatgcctagatagatagtttaattacgcttcacctcttgccatgtttaaacacatttaatattgccgtgtatctaatcgggatagaactaaataattaacgtggagtttcgtcaatatgcaactcgttgcatattgaacttcacttaatgcgtaaatcttccccctcttatttctggtactcgtaagttagccacctcatatatgcttagccgctgctgcaacctcaccacttaaccatgcctcgcccattaagctttgctagtcttgatacctttgaaaatgagattgctgagtcccctgtggctcacagattactacaacaccagttgcaggtacaggtaaaggttacttgacgcgagcgcgttgattgtacatttggagttgcttcttcttcttcttcatcatcgatctaggatgggttccaggccggcagcctgggatagcaaggatggatgtcgttcttatttttctcgtttgttttcgtccgtagtcggaccctgctcttactcttgatgattatgtaatgtattgaagtgactctgatgtagcttgtggcgactgtaagccaactttgtatatatatatatctcttcttttcagtacatgtacttgtaacgatatccattcttgcgacacgacgagatgcgcttctatccccgacgaggccttcgtgccaaattgaggatagagtcgcatcttgggcgtgacagatgaGGCCCCAGTCCTCGGGTCCAGACATATCGGAGACGAATCCAGCGCCCCGCCATGAAGGAGTACGTCGGAGCTCGCGAGAGAGGAGCTTGGCTACCTTGGAGGGGGGTGTGGAGTGGAGTGGAGTGCGACTAGAGTTTCGTCCGAAGTAGAGAGGATAATTAAGGTAAAATATATATGGGATCAGGTGGACCACAATGGGTTGGATCCGATTTGGCGTGCACGTCTAAGCGTCCACATACTCGCCGAACTTATGGGTTGGATATGGGAAGCGCCGGTCGGTGTTTGAGTCGGATTTGCCACTTGTGGTTGAGTGGCAACTTTGTGTTCGAAAAATGACCGGGCATGCCACCGGGGCGTTTACAACATTTCGCTTGTAGATGCTCTTTTAGGTTATCTCTTCTGTTCGTTTTTGTTGTGTACTTTCAAACGTTcaaataaatatatttttaaatacacGCAATAAAAGACTACTGTTTTTGATAACAAAATAATATGAGTCGCGATATTCATGGCATAATAGGCACCCGACCACATGATTGTGTGAGAAAACATTAAAACTGCCCACATGTCCAGACGCTGCTACTTTGTGCCACACATCGAACCAACAATAACTATCCGTCCCACCATACACGTGTGGCACGAAGCAATTCCACACTCATGTTTTTTATGGCAAGTTTAGTTATCCGATAATGACAACTTTAGTTGTAAAGCATGACAACTTCTCTAGTTTGGGTGAcaagtttttttttgaatttcatttttttggatagcaattttAGTTGTAAAAACATCAGAACAATGTTACTTCGTGCCATGTGCGTGGCATCATTTTGATTAACTATAGTTGTCATGTCTAATTAATAATAGTTGCGAGGTGCATCAAACCATGGTTGTCATACATGATCAATCATAGTTGCCATATGTGATTAACTAGTTGCCATGTGTGGTCGAATCATAATTTCCATGTGTGATTAAGTAGTTGTCATGCGTGGTAGAATCATAGTTGCCATGAATGGTCAACCATACTTGCCATGTGTGATTAACTAGCTGCCATATATGCACAACTATAATTGTCATCTATCACCGTAGGAGCATCGTGTGGGCGAAGTCAAATTCACCCACACGACGATGTGAGCAGTCGTGTGCTAATGAACTGAATGATGTCCATGCGGGCgaggaccggttcacccacaCAAGCAAAGCTGACAACCACTCGTTACGGGTCGTGCAAGGCCGTTTGGGCGAGCGCTCTAATCCCACACAGCATATTATGCCTACATGGCACTGGAATTTGAACAAACCCCTGCAACATTCATGCAATTCAAAACCAACTATGATTAAAACGTGTTGACCAAGTGTTGAAATGCCGTGGGCGTTATCATTCGGGAAAGTAAACAGGGAAGCAGGATCGCATGCTTGCTTTAGAAATATTTTGTACGGTTGCACTGCAAAATATGAATGGACTTGCAAAACATCAAAAGGATCTTGCAAacaaaaagaaatataataaataCACATGCCCCCTATGTTCCTCGATTCCATTGACAACTGAATAATCATGTCCTTCCCCGGAAAAAAGAAAGAATAATCATGCTCTCGATTCTGTAGTACTCCTGCTAGCTGACTGTATTACTTTTGCTACAGCGCTGCAGCTCGTGACTTGCGACACCCCCCTTTCCTTTCCTCTCGTCtcctttcctttcctttgctGTTCCGACCGCCGTCGCGTTCCACTCCGTGAAACTTCGTCGCTGGTAATAATGCGAGACTGTTTACGCTCTGAATGAGGGCCTGAGCCAATGCACAGTCCACCCCTTTCAGCATGCTTGCCTCGTTCTGAATTCCGATACACATGATCCTCCCTGCTGTGCATGCACCACAGCTGGCGTTCCTCGTCTGCTCTCAAACAAAGTTTGGCGTCAGTTTGATACATATCCACGTGTCGTGTTTCTGGACTGCTGGAGGCAGGGGCCTCCTCCTAATTCCATCGACAACTCGTCAGGCTAGCAGCATGTATATGAAAAAAGCTCGAGCCCGATCGACCTACACCGCTACACGTCGGATGGCCGAGGTCTGAACCTCACGCGACACGCCATGACGCTATTTGAAGCCCGGCCGAGTCTGGATCTCTGGTTCAGCACTGAAGCGCGACGCACAATCACTCCAGGGGTGCAGTTCAGACCGGCAATTACTTAGCAGCATACCTACTCCAGCCAGGAATGGTACGTACGTGCAGGTCCGCAGCTGGGTAGCTCCCCAGCTACTACGTGCTCCAAAACCGTGCATCAATGTCGACCGGCATGGGCCGTTCCGTTTCAGACGGCCGGCGTAGAAAACTAGAAACGGACGGAATGATTCGTTGCCCGCGACGCCCATGGCTCCATGTCCATGTCCGGGTACGTAGCGTACGTACGTGCGTGCGCGCGCGCGCACATGGCGCCTGCACGCCGTGAAGGTGAGGCCGCGATCGGTCATCTCAGCCTCTGCTTTTCCGGTCAACTTTCACCCAGCACGGAGGGCCCGTCAGGTATCTTTTGTCACATCACCTGGGACTCGccatgcatgcgtgcatgcatgcatggccatGATACATTGATACTTTCCCGCCGGTGACGGGCCGCCTGCCTGCGTCTGCATGCCTGCTTGCCCCTCCACGGCATGCACACACACGAGCTCGACCTCGAGCTCTCCTTGTCGAGATTCGTCTGATCTCCGGTCGAGGGGATATATCGGTGCAGCGATTTTCAATGCACGCATGACCCActgatcgatcgatcgatcgccGCACTGTGCGTCTTCCCTGTAGAGATTGGCCGGGTAGTGGGGCTGGGTGATCTGTCCTTGGAAAACTCGGCCACCTTTTCTTCCTCTCCTCCGGTTTGAATGCATGCTTTGTTCCGAAACGAACAGAAATTCGCTACAGTTGCCACAGATGCTCCTATCTCCCGTGCGCACGTACGGTCCTATTCCCACACCACATGTGCACGCACTTACCCTCCGTGTCCATGTCTACTACGTACGTATGCGTAACTACGTACGTACGCCCCCGCAAAAAATAATACGTACGTACGTATCGTAGACGTAGAGTACGTAGCTACAGCTTGTCTCCTCGTTGTggcaacatgcatgaatgcatgcatgcatggagcTAGCGATGACCAATCATATGATGCTTCGTTCGGGTGGTGACCTCACGGCTGCATGCAAAGTACCGTACTGTGATGCTACTAGTACAAGAACTCGTCGACCGGCAGCACGTACTGCTGCACCTGCTCGACCGACGAATACAGTCGGCCAACCCCATGGGCTACCAGGGGATGAATGAGCTCCAGTTGCGTGGAGCCGGCCGCCGACCGATACGTCTACAGACGTAGTACTAGAGAGGAGCGCAGGCTCCACCAGAGAAGGAAGGAATCCTCACCTCAATAATTCAGAGAGGCGTCCTGCCCTGCATGCGCCGCGTCGATCACATGCATGGCTACGAAAGCTTGCCTTTCCCTGTGCATATGGCCGCGCGTTGTGATCGATCGGTCGAtcccacatgcatgcatgcatgcattcacaAGCAAAcaatgcgtgcgtgcgtgcgtgcgtgcgtgtgatCGATAGACGTCCAATTATATTAGCTCGTACAGTACTAAGCCGGACACTGTTCGGGATTGATCTCTGTAGTCTGCAGTTTCACCACTGTGCCGGACAGCAGGGTTTGCACAGCTCGTGTTGCTGTAGCCAGTCAAGAGCGAGGTCACCATGCAAGGCTGCAATTAATAGGCCATGCGATGCGAAACTCGTCTGTCCAGTGTCCAGCCTCACCGTCTAAGATGTGTGTAGACGTGTAGTGTGCCGgccgtgcttgcttgcttgtgatACATCAATGGAGGTCAGTGTGAATATATTTTACGGGCCATTTCTTTCAGCAGATCGATCGATCGATCACATCCGGTCCCAATGGAATCGAGCGAAAGGTTGGTGGTGGCAACAGTGGATTTCCCCGGCAAAAGCCCGCACGCACGCACGCTGTGCTTCTCCTGGCTGCTTCTGTAGGCTGCACGGGCAGGGGCAGCCAGGCCCCAGTCCCGTCACCTCGGGTCAGTCAGTGAGATGCCCCCACCGCTCTCACTCCCATAGCGGCATCACCATGGACGGACGAGACGACGTCAAAAAGCGAACACCCCCCTGCCCGGGCCGCAGacgcagccagccagccagcaccCGCACGCGCAGCGCGATGCCAGCCTACGtcgtgcccctcctcctcctcctgtgctCCCTCGTCTCCCTGGCCGGCGCCGCCATGGACCCGGCCGAGCGGGAGGCGCTGCTGCGCGTCATGGAGCTCGTCTCCTCCGACCGCGACTGGCGCTCCTCCTCCGTCCCCGACCCCTGCGCCGCGCCGTGGCCGGGGCTCGAGTGCAAGCCCGACGCCGACGACAAGCGGCTGATGCGCGTCACGCGGCTCGACTTCGGCGTGCCGCCCAACCCGGCctgcagggaggcggcggcgttCCCGACCCACGCCTTCTCCGCGCTGCCCCACCTCCAGTCGCTCTTCCTCGTCGACTGCTTCAAGAACCCGGCCAAGACCGCCGCGCTCGCCCTCCCGCCCGCCGCCAACCTCTCCGCGTCCCGCCTGCAGCAGCTCAGCATCCGCTCCAACCCCTCGCTGTCCGGCACGCTGCCGCCGCAGCTCGCCAGCCTGCGGTCCCTCCAGGTGCTCACCGTCTCCCAGAACGCGCTGGTCCACGGCGAGGTCCCGCGGGGCATCGGCGGCCTCGCCGGCCTCGTCCACCTCGACCTCAGCTACAACTCGCTAACGGGCCCGATCCCGGCGCGGATCGGCGAGCTCCGGAGCCTCCAAGGCCTCGACCTCAGCTACAACTCCTTCTCGGGCCCCATCCCGAGCAAGCTCGGCCAGCTCGCGCAGCTGCAGAAGCTGGACCTGAGCTCAAACAACCTCACCGGCGGCGTCCCGGCCACCTTCTCCGGCCTCAAGTCGCTCACCTTCCTGGCCCTCAGCAACAACGGCTTAAGCGGA encodes:
- the LOC123448756 gene encoding receptor like protein 29-like, which codes for MDGRDDVKKRTPPCPGRRRSQPASTRTRSAMPAYVVPLLLLLCSLVSLAGAAMDPAEREALLRVMELVSSDRDWRSSSVPDPCAAPWPGLECKPDADDKRLMRVTRLDFGVPPNPACREAAAFPTHAFSALPHLQSLFLVDCFKNPAKTAALALPPAANLSASRLQQLSIRSNPSLSGTLPPQLASLRSLQVLTVSQNALVHGEVPRGIGGLAGLVHLDLSYNSLTGPIPARIGELRSLQGLDLSYNSFSGPIPSKLGQLAQLQKLDLSSNNLTGGVPATFSGLKSLTFLALSNNGLSGRLPAGLAGLRDLQYLIMENNPMGVPLPPELGGIARLQELRLANSGYSGSIPDTFGRLTSLTTLSLQNNNLTGRIPAGLSRLKRMYHLNLSKNGLDGAVPFDGAFLRRLGRNLDLSGNPGLCVDDRAVVKEVGVDVCGGGDSSVGRAITRGGAMWPALLRPSASALLCCCLLL